AACATACAACAAAGCTACCACCTGGATTGGGTGACGTGGTAAATCTGCattttatcagtctcagaaATTGAAAGGTTTAAGGCAGACGCCGTCGAGCCGAAATAAAAGCATCataagactcatgtttacacgactctcaaggcaaaccggatcaaataatggtggcaagcccattatttcttcttttcttgcaggaatgttgcatttacaaacaaaagcagcCACTCTCTTTTTGGCACCTAAACCGATGTCAGACAAAGCTTCCCAGTAAACAAGGATCGATGTTATTTGCAAGACTCGATCATAAGAAACAGCATCAGCTATCGTTTCAGTCacagaaatccaaatttccctcttggtacaaaagttgaactattttcaggtaaaaaaaaaaaaaaaaaaaaaaacttaattcattgtttaaacttccccagtgaaattccgttttaaattcctgttcgggtcagtcccgttttaaattcctgttcgggccagtcccgttttaaattcctgttcgggccagtcccgttttaaattccttgttcgggtcagtcccgttttaaattcctgttcgggtcagtcccgttttaaattcctgttcgggccagtcccgttttaaattccttgttcgggtcagtcccgttttaaattcctgttcgggtcagtcccgttttaaattccgttttaaattcctgttcgggccagtcccgttttaaatccttattcgggtcagtcccgttttaaattcctgttcgggtcagtcccgttttaaatccttattcgggtcagtcccattttaaattcctgttcgggccagtcccgttttaaattcctgttcgggccagtcccgttttaaattcctgttcgggttagtcccgttttaaattccttgttcgggtcagtcccgttttaaattccttgttcgggtcagtcccgtttttaaaattcctgtccgttcaaatcattttgcagccgaataacacaggtaagtatttggtgtctacttctttgtctcaagttttttcaaaactcaaacaaagaggggcaaactgtagacaccaaatttttaaataatttgtatgttgcatctaattcatgattttgttttagattgtctgcattttagttgttacctttttatttgtcttttatttgctaattatttgtcattttaattttgttcacgttttagttttagttttagttttaagttttaatgtaaaatttgtaaaaaaaaaaaaaaaaaaaaacatctccATTTCTGCCGGAGTGCCGACCAGCTCCACTCACAACACCTCAATATATACATTTCACCTCCCTCATCCGAGCTTTAGCTTTCCATTTCAGCAACCCCAACACTCCACAACATCATTCCGTTTCACTTCACTTTCTGCCTTGGTATCATCGACGAGAGAAACCAGAGAGAGAGCCGTGCGAGCTTCGATACTTGAACTGTCCGAGGGAGGGTGAGAGCAGGAGACAATTGCGTGAGCTTCATTACTTTCTCCATCATCCGAGAGCTGCCATTTTATTCTTCACCTCAACCAGCCGtgctcaattcaaccacaatcacTACAACTGCAACCACTGAACTCAGACCAACCAACCCTGCGTGCGTGAGCAGAGCCGAGAGGAGGAAAATTTTGCAGCTGTTTGTCGTGTGAGCTAAGTCTTAAGCTGAGGTAAATTTCTGGACTTAAACTAGTTGAATATGGGTTGATAAAGCTGATCAGAGGCATGCATGAGAGGGTTGTGTGGTTAGATGATGAACTAAGTTACaagaaaatctgattttgaagGAATTGGGTATGTCCGAGAGCTTGAGCTGTAAATTTCAGCCTTAAATTGCTAActtgtgatgatctgagctcAGTTGTATGTTTAGCTAATTAGCAGCTGGATGATTGAGCTTTGCATGAAGTTAATCAACATGtttaagcaagaaaattgaGGGAATATAAAATCTGTTTACATGTATGACAACCGAGAGAGAAATTGGATGAATTCATAGTAAGATGGTGATTTTTGATGGCATTCGAACTTAGTTATGGACCCAATTTGCTAAATAGCCTTttatttggtgttgcatgtgaacCTTATGGCCAAGATTTCGAttgcatggctggaaatttcTACTAGAAGTTGCTGGACTGCTTAATCAATTTTCCAGTTTgccgatggagttgttttgggagtTGTATGGATATTTTAGTATGAATTTACTGGAAAATGCTTGATCCTCACTTGGTtgtgtgtttagctaactaaataCTGGATGATTAAGCCCTGCATGAGATTAATTGGCTGtgtgtaaaccagaaatttgagtgaaacaaaaatctgctgcatgcaTGTCATCTGCGAATAGTtgaattaattctggaattttgggatcaATGTTGCTGGTGTCTGACCCCGTTTTGGACTAGAATTGATAATAACTTCATTTAGTAGCTATGCATGTTACCTTTGAGTACATAACTCAGTGATTTGGCCGAGGAAAACCCGGATAAATGATTGACCAaagctgctggaatttttccagtgtagccgagtgaagaagaaaagaattttccagTTTGCTTTTGCGAATTCTGGGTTCTTATTCATGTTTGGATGTCGAATTCCTGCGTTTTGATTGCTAGAATAGAGTTTGATGCTTGCTTGGAGCTTGGTTCCCTCTGTTTGACATGAAACCCAGAAATTTGCAGCTTAAGAAACCAGCGAAAGAAAAGGAGTTTTCTGCTAAGAATGTATGAACTGCCGAACCTTTTGCCTAGAATTCTCCAgcctttgcatgatttttcttctatgttttggttGGTTTGAATGATAAAATGGTTGTTATGAGGCTTGGAttggttttgagtgtttgaGTCTAAACATACTTGAGCTGGAATTGAATCTTGCTAGCCAAAAGTTTCTTGGAGCTGCAAAAGTTGTCGAATGAAAAGTGcagcagaaaacaagaaaattctgaATTTTCTTTGTATGTAGCATTGCCGGAACTTGCAGGATTGCATTTTAGTTATGGGCCTCGTTGCTTAGTTTCACGacattattttgatcaaaaattgTGTTTTCAGAGCAAGCTGCGTTTGAAATTTGTTTTGGCTGCTAAAATCTTAAGGGCAAAGTGTTGaagaaatttgtttttctttgtggATAGCATGAAGTTGCATTAGCTTTCATGTCTTTGATTCATGTAACAGGCCACAAGAACCTGGGTTTTATTCATCCAATTTGCTAGTTAAATCTTGTGCAAAATGATTGATGAAGTTGCATGTTTTGATCCAAAGCATCAAGGAAAATGGCGGCAAAGCTGCaactggaaaattgcagcaCTTTATTCCTTTCTTTGGTTGATATTTCTTGTATCTCTGGTAGCCACCGATCCAGATTTTCTGTTTTGGTCTTGTAATGAAACTGTCActcgaattggttgatgattaGGAGTGATGTTTTGTGGTTGTTGATGTTTGTTTGGTGATGCATTTGGTTAATAATGAAATACAGCATATCATAtaggaaaggaaaccagaatTGCAGAAGGCCTTCTACGTGGTTGCATGGTTTTTGCATGAAGCTAacttcaaaaattgcactttgaccccctaAGTTCCCCTTTGTTGCACTGTGACCCAATTAtgctttaatttcttgcaattgagtcctaaAGTATTTGCAATCTGAACCATGACTTGACCTTTTCATCACTCTTGAacctttaaagttcttaaatgttcTAATTGGGCTCACATGACTGATTAACGTTTGCAATTGGATCCCTTTTATGTGATTTTACCTTGATATGTTTTTTTTACATAAATTGTGAACAATCTTAATAGATTTCTAGGATAAAATCATGAAAGCTTAATAACTTGGAGGCATTTATGGTCTTGGTTTCGTTTGATTTAAGTTTTTGCTTAGATAATATTGTTTTTTAactttgataaataatttgccatttcttttttcatgatttttgcattttgacTGTGAGGAATTCCACCTTAGACCATCCATTTTAGCACTCCACTTCAGATTCTTGGGACCTTTTTTTATTTGAGATCGAGTTTTGCTTGCACGTGCATGATCTATTCCATACTTGATTTTCGTTTCGtgattaattttcatttttgtgtttaatggttgtttcatgtgatcatttgataatttaagtggtaccttgacccgtttattattttggagggtaaattagtaatttcacttcattagggcgtcaattcaagggaggtacactctatccctcatttgcacttcatttgaccctacgtgctcctacgtgttatgtgaatatgcatgtctatttcgcttttccttctttttccttaattccttgcatttatttcatttacttttacttttattcaagtattcttttaatggggtatgtgtacacctcttggcttataatagttagggatttaatcattttattccttttcccccttttagattgtagtagggtttccctaatgtaatagataagtcttggaggagcattcaatgaagatctatcgaagacatgtgcctagctagcaaatgtaatagttagggctttaattgtctcatttgtcttgcatgcttacgtgctacgtgttaatttgctttattagggccttgcatctagtcgagcatgctaagtgttatgtgctatgtgtttacgagtgtttggcatgtctactcgctttccatggccatgaatgaatgtgatggatgaatgtacgcttccactagtccaacgctagtcggaattcatagaatgggctagtccaacgctagacccttagggatttcccctcgttagtacatgtttgcatgttcattacatgtcatgcatttttcttagttttatcattttgcatgcccctctaatcccttccctctcaatttaggtttttgcatttcatgctagtttataggggttcatttgcttgagagtccccttaaatatgggatatagacgagtgtggctttttataagccttagcacgcttgtattccctctataaaagggcaaattgagtcacgatttaggtctccccgtacccaatgtgcatgaattccctaggctcatgcatttttaaatccactctaccattttataccctcatcacactttcatttttcctcccattttgcacacgagCACCTttgtgtttcttcacttgcacacgaacacttttatcatcacttgcacacatgcacttcatattatcatttcacataccgtaccttgcccactcacgtgcacattttcctttacatttttattgtttattattactttttcaaactcatgtcctcacattgcatacatgcattccattcatttgcatcccactcgcattattcgtgacttcttcaaaggatcgttattgggcttcacaattaatgtgattggtaccactcaacctttgaagagaaatttcccccaatacccctaggtctagggtttgcattcatgtagtgcatccaaatgtaataaattctttggttaaaacaagaaaatctttgattaaatcatgcaactagccttggctaggtcaaaggggtgccttggattttattcttgccttcccctttgtcaaatgtgactcccgaacctttttctttggtttacgtagactaggagtcgtttaaaaagggtttctcactactttttccttttttttttaaaaatacattttttaggtgacttggtacaccttaactcattaccaagtggcgactccgtatttagttttaataaccctttttaaactataattttgggtcaaatcgtcgcattctcgaacccccatttagacccatttttcttttaaatcacaattcattttccaatcacaaattgcatcgaaaaatacattttttaaaccatttatttatttatcaaaaaatggggcgcgacagtgaCCTGACAGCCCCCCCCGGCCATTAGCTCAATCTTCACCATCTCTGCACTGATGGACCATGGACACTGGTAACGTTTTTGAAGACTACGTTATAACATCAAAGAATCTGTCTCCACCACCAAATTACCACTAAAGCCCCGTTGCACACATATCTGCAGCCCGAGTAATAATGCTTTGGCCTCTGCTTGCAAACTGGTACAGTTCCCAAAATAACCGGAGAATGCAAATACCATACAGCCCGCAGAGTTTTGAAGGATACCCCCTCCTCCACTCACCCCTGGGTTACCTTTTGAGCACCCATCACTATTGAGCTTGACCCCGCCAGGCCATGGAGCGAACCACCAAATCTGACGCACAAGGACCGCATCCGGCCGGCACTCCACCGACTCCAAGAACGTAGGCCAGTCTACTGCCCGATGTATCTCCCCAAATTTGAGCCAAAAAACATCCTTTAGCTCCCGAAAGATGGCCTAACATACCTCAGTAGGAAGCTGCACGGACCCCTGGAACACCGCTGTGTTCCTAGCCTTCCAAATATGCCAACAGATGAGAGAAGGTAAGATCCGGAACATGAACCTAAGCTGCTCTGATTTCATCGGCTTGAGCCACCAACCAATCAACCACACCCAGACATGGTTGACATTCAGAGCCAACCTACCTACCGAGCCAAAAAACTGCCACACCGTAGTTGCAAGTTCCCCCTCCAAGAACAAGTGACGAAGGGATTCAGTATTCGATACCAGACAACATGAACACTTGGATGGAAGCTGAAAACCACGTGCCACCAACACGTCATCCAAGGGAAGGCGGTTAGACAACAAACGAAGCATAAAGAATGACACCTTCAGGGGGACACTCGCATCCCATATCTGGCGAAAGAGGAATGACAACGGCTTCATCTCACGAACCTCTCTATATGTAGACGATAACGAAAACTGACCCGAGGTTGACGCTAACAATATCATTCTATCAGGGAAGGCCCCATCCGGCCCAACCACCGCCAATACCTGTTGTACCATGACGCAAGGTAGGACTTCAGCTAGCTTCCACGCGACCCATTCCCTATCCTCCATAAAGGTTAGAAAGGAGACGTCCTCCCACACCCCCACTCTCAGATAGAAAgccccgtggctagtccaattaTCATACCAGAAGCTACAACTACTCTCGTGTAGACTCCACCCAATAAACAACTCCGCCAACCCCCGAATATCTAACATTCTCTTTCAGTTGTCGAGCCTAAAGGAGTCACAGGAATTTGGTAGGGATGAAACCCCTTGCAATACTTAGCACTTAGGAATCTTGCCCATAAGGAGAGCCCACACTGGAAAGTCCATCATAATTTACAAGAGAAAGCCTTATACATGTCAATGAGCGATCGAAACCCACCCCCACCTTCATCCGTGGGATAACACAAGTCCCGCCAACGAATCCAATGGAGTTTCTTCTTCTCGTCTCCCGTCCCCCAGAGGAAATTAGCACACACCCTTTCAATCAGCCAGAAAGTACCTTTTGGTATGACACCCACTACCAATAAATGGATCGGGATGCTGGACAGAACATACCTAATCAAAATAAGCTTCCTCCCAAAGGATAACAGACGGGATTTCCAAGAGAGCACCTTATCAAGAACCTTCTGGCACAAATCCGAGTAATACGCCTCCTTGGCTCTGCCAATAAACAACGGAGCACCCAAATACCGAACCGGGAACTCTCTCTTTTGAAACTGAGTAACCCACTCAATTACCCTTTTACAGGTTACTGTGATCCGAGGGTGTACTAAGTATCCACTCTACTGCACATTTACCAACTGGCCAGAGTTACTCTGGTACCAGTCCAAAGTCCGCATGACCCTCCTTAACGAATCCGCACCCTTATTAGCAAAGATAATAACGTCGTCTGCAAAAGCCAAatgtgtgaggactcatgtttttattcctaatttagtcatttttataattaatttccctAGTGTTATTTAATTATTCTAGTATTGCTTGAATTCTccttaaatttcattttatcgcGTTCGTGTCGAAAGTTTCTCGTAAGTCGTGCCAGTacaattaattggagatttgagaatttAGTACTAGACTAGTAAGTACAAGTAATTAAAGTGTTAGATGAATTACCTTGGAAGTTTAGTGTATAAGTGtatcaaacaagagagaaagtggtagtACGAATCACTATTCCGCACTATTAAAAGTTGACTTTCTTACAACTTTAAGTTAGCTTCCTCAACATATTTCTTCCACAAAATTTAAAACCAAGaaaccctctctctctctccattttCGGCCGAAACCCTAaggaagaaaagggaagaaagaaactcCATTCTTTGGCTTCAAGTTTGCTCACTTTTCTTCATCCAACTCACAAACCACTTGGATTCCACTCTAGCTTGGAGAAAGAAGCCATCTTATGGAGTATCTTGGTgatattttggaagaaaatctgGTCTTCATCTAGGGTTTAAAGGGTAATCACTTCATCTCTTTAATATTTCCATTTATACAAAGATTGATGGTTagttttcatgggtttgaaaccctaatgaaGTTTATAGGCTAGCAGACTTGAGGAAACATTTATCTTGCTTTAAATCCTAAGCTAGATGTCTTAAGAAGGCctttaggtagctgacttgaagCTATATTGCttgattattgttgtttatgtgatgaatgagatgattttggcttgaaaagatgAGAGAAAGTTGGAAGAAACTGTGAGAGTGAGCTGGCTAAATTTCTGTTCTGGTTGTCCTgcttttaattcaaaattttgttgcttatttgaCTGTTAAATTGATGGATAGATGTGGTACTATGTATGTAGAAAGTGTCTTTCAAAAATCATGTCGATTGGTTgtataaaacttgagttttggaaaagtttgaaatctggaaaatgctTACCAGGGTAGCTGGACAGGGGTTCTTTGCttgaacataactctttgtacaaaagtcaaaatttagTGACGTTtatggcattcaaaactagacattcaaaGCTTTCAAACGGTATAAGAATCCCCTactagttcattttgagtaaACCTTAGCGAATCGGCAAAGAGGACTGACCTGTTTGGTCTATCTATCCCAGAGAAACTGGGAAGCTGCATCTTATGGCTCGATTTTGTcccacttgtgaaaagattttggaaacaatgtcttctgatgaaatgtagaattttgaacttagtttctaatgccataaaccattctcaatttggacttttgtagagttagatatggtctgatttcaaaactgtgtttaagctggaaactggaaaaaCTTCTGAACAGGTTGCTAAAACCAGTCAACTTTCAACTGTTATATTTTGttactcaaaactccaaatttagttccgcTTGTTATGTTTGAAACATGATTTGGAActcttgttgtgttataaattttagaggctgattcactttctgtgaattttgccgaatttccaaacattgccgaaaaaccaagactggttctgtcctGTCTTCTGGAAACTgtaactttgagctgaaattcgAATGCTTTCTGGTTAGAAGCTTAGAAAAGTATCTTCAGGAAAGTTTTACtattttgaatctaatttccaatggtataaagttttccatttttggacgtaCCAACCTCAAGATctaattttccaagttttgtcgcgcaaagctgaaaatttctgattcTTTAGGAAATGAACTTTCAAGaattttcactttcttttgatattGATAGACCATTTTAAACCTGATTTCATAGAGGATACAAGTTTTCCTTGTGATTTTAAATCCTTACTTTTGAATCTTAAATTTCAATAGAGTAAACCCCTCTTGTGGCATTGTTCTACGTTTAAAAGAATGCACTTTCTTCTTTGAATAATAAGTGGTCGTGAGTTTACGTGAGTGATGTATGGTTACCATTTCTTCAGGTGCACAAGCGagtcttgaagagaatctcggaggggacaactaaagactttactcattcaattacttttgaattggtgagtgtcaagtgcatgaattgttgtGTTTACTTGATTAATCTTACTTGTATACGTGAACATAACTTgatgaggcgagtgtgtactttatcgcactcgctctcctttatTTGACTTATTACTTAACTTACTTAacttacttgaacttgttttgtaTTAAATTTGAACTTGGATGTCGATTGGAGTGGATCTCGTCGACTATTATACGTGTACTCGTGGGGGatgcccaaatctcattggctaaccttgcgactcgagccggcatggggttggtcgagaagtttgatGAACCATGAGAATTTTATAAAAacaaaacttgatcttttgagatcttgttcggcatactcgtgtaGTATCGtccttttcgtgcgtgtttaGTTACGGATTCGGGAGGGTGAAATGATGGATAGGGGAAGCAAATGGAGTTTATACGGAGTTaatacctacccggttgacggagtgtcatcacgttgaggtattggatcgagtcttggcaaagcaagtggaatttagctcttgagagctcccgtatccttattaatcgtgttttattattaattgtgaattacttgaatttTCTAACTTTAATTCTTGTACAAatgttattgttacttgaactatgtgtttgcatgtttttttctttttcttggcctcactgagtgttcgctcaccccattagtttgttttccttaacagaagctcggaatggaaagattttggagaagtGGACCTGATTACTTTTGTTTAGAATTTTTGGATGTAATTGATTAGTCGACTTCTAGTGGTTGTATTTTTGGGAAaagttgatgtacttttggtaatttataatgtaagatttgaatgttttattaaggaagcgacttttctttactttgacctttattatttggttgtttatccttaagtttgaattagacttgtatcgagtcctggcgacagttaggcaggcgttccaCGGATACCCTTGGTTTTGCCCTAGAGAggagtgggggcgtcacagttggtatcagagcgctagatTTAGAGGTCTATTTGGGAGACGATGTTTTAAAGTCTTTACTCTTGAGAGTAGGGATTAAATAATTTAGTTATAACTTAAGTGATGTTTGAGCGAGTTAGTGACCTTAAGTTTCTAACCTTAAGTTGTGGTTATTTTGTAGGAATGGAGAACGGAAATGGAGGTCATGCTGCTAACGGCAATGGAGAGGCCAATGGTCATGTGCAGTCTCTTAGGCCTATCTGATACCGATAGTCGTCTTCCAATAGGTTCCCTCGTTGTCCCTGTAGGGAGACGTACACCTATCCTAATGACCTTGTACTGTCCATTGATGACGAGCGCCGGTAGTTGGTGGCTACTAATAGGGCATTATTTCAGGAGATTGAGGAGCAGAATGCCATGGTGGATGCCCAGGGTGCTAGAATCATCGAGTTCGAGGGGATGGTGGTAGATGAGCGGACTAGAGCTGATGCTGCTGGTGTCGAGTTTTAGAGGACTAGGGCTCAACTAACTAGGATAGTCGAGGAGATCCGAGATCGGGCCGCTGGAATTCTAACTGAAACCACCATGTTGATAGAGGAGGTGATAGAAACCGTCGATAGCCCGGCTCGTGAGGGCACTCCTGAGGAAGAGCCTTTCAAGGAGGACCCGAAGAAGGAGGTCCAGGCTAGCGATTCGGATGCGAATTAGGCTAGGATTGAtgaatcttttgatttttgtaactGGGATTAGTTGGGGTGATGCTTGTAAAGCTCTTGACATGTACTGCATGACTAATTGCACTTtcgtggcacctgtgtgctatatttttgtaaatgtcccatgacttgctaattgtacgaatcttgaaatgttaatatatgtcagttattgttatttttaatgtttttcatgtttgatgagaatataaagaccaaggcccattcaagcacatggggaattggaagattcaactgaagactagttgattgcacgaatgcttgagtttagtcggattatttgatttaagaggaagtggggctatttatagcccttacaagcattaaccctaatccaaaagttgaccaaactaccctacatacttaagaaagattttgggccttacttactaacaaatgggccgcaattaaactgtcttaattacctagactttttaaaacgagaaataaccaaaatcaaagaggaaaatcaaataatccgactaaactcaagcattcgtgcaatcaactagtcttcagttgaatcttccaattccccatatgcttgaatgggccttggtctttatattctcatcaatGTTGGcttttatttttgaatattCTCTCACATAATTATTTCCATTCTTACATCTGGACATAATTACAACCATGGACGGTTGAAGAAGTGGTAGAGGTCGAGAGCGTGGGGTTAGGCAACTCCAAACTCAAGAGGATGATCAAGGATCGGCTACTGGATCGAGTTAAGAGCAAGTTAATGAAGGGGATATCTAAGTGGCTACTGTCATTAACCGAATGACAGATATTTTAAAGCGGTTAGCAAAGCGACAGGGTCCAGGACCTGTTAACCAACCTGGGGCTTAGAATAGAGGGGAGGATAGAGCTTtggagaggtttttgaaatttgcCCCGCCTAAGTTTATTGAGAGACCTGATCTCGAGTTAGCGGAAAATTGGTTAGAGAGAATGACCAATATATTTGCTGCCTTAGACTATACTGAGGAGAAGCGAGTGAACTTCGCTGCCTTCCAATTTCAGGGTGTAGCACGTGTTTGGTGGGACATGATAAGGGAAAAATGGGAAAGGGCACAAACCCCTTGGATCTGGGAAAACtttgtaagagaatttaatgagaagtttctcCCGCCCCTAATTCAAGAGAAACGGGAGGACGAATTCATAAAATTGAGATAGGGATCTTCTAGCGTGGCCGACTATGAGGGGAGATTTACTAAGTTTTTTAAGTATGCTCCGAAATTGGTGACTAATGAACGGAGAAGGATAAGATGCTTTGTACaaggacttaatgtggagattcaagaggggttagcagcagcccaaatctctacgttcactgaaaccctagaaaaagtACAGAGAGTCAAAAGTACAAGGCTGCAAGTGAGATACTTTCATGCCAAGAAAATGGGCGCTCCTAGCCATCCTCCTGGACAATCAAGGGTGCCCCACCTCCTAAGATGGGAAGAGATACGGGAGGAATAAGGACTGCTG
This portion of the Coffea arabica cultivar ET-39 chromosome 2e, Coffea Arabica ET-39 HiFi, whole genome shotgun sequence genome encodes:
- the LOC113723458 gene encoding uncharacterized protein, with protein sequence MEDREWVAWKLAEVLPCVMVQQVLAVVGPDGAFPDRMILLASTSGQFSLSSTYREVREMKPLSFLFRQIWDASVPLKVSFFMLRLLSNRLPLDDVLVARGFQLPSKCSCCLVSNTESLRHLFLEGELATTVWQFFGSVGRLALNVNHVWVWLIGWWLKPMKSEQLRFMFRILPSLICWHIWKARNTAVFQGSVQLPTEFASRGQSIITRAADMCATGL